The following are encoded in a window of Cycloclasticus pugetii PS-1 genomic DNA:
- the hisC gene encoding histidinol-phosphate transaminase, whose translation MSIKNNFCDLAFEPINGLFPYQPGKPIDELQRELGLDNIIKLASNENPLGPSERVKKAIQNSLNDISMYPDGNGFYLKKALSEKLGVNADMITLGNGSNDVLDVIARVFLSMGRECIYSEYAFVVYSIATQSVGATARVAKARLPDELEAYGHDLEAMGKLVSEKTSVIFIANPNNPTGTWIEPDQLEQFLKKIPKHIIVVLDEAYCEYLEPQNVVDTTRWLQRYPNLIITRTFSKAYGLAGLRIGYAVSHPDIADLLNRVRHPFNVNSLGLVAAEAALQDDAYIDKSRELNKQGLQQLASGFEKLALSYIPSAGNFISLNVGEKAADIYTKLLHEAVIVRPIAGYNMPDYLRVSVGLAEENEVLLSALKKVI comes from the coding sequence ATGTCTATAAAAAATAATTTTTGTGATTTGGCGTTTGAGCCTATTAATGGCCTGTTCCCCTATCAGCCCGGGAAGCCTATTGATGAATTACAGCGTGAGCTGGGACTTGATAATATTATTAAGTTAGCCTCAAATGAAAACCCCTTGGGCCCAAGTGAGAGGGTTAAAAAAGCGATACAGAACTCGTTGAATGATATTTCAATGTACCCTGATGGCAACGGTTTTTATTTAAAAAAAGCCTTGTCAGAAAAACTCGGTGTAAACGCTGATATGATTACACTGGGTAATGGTTCAAACGATGTTCTAGATGTTATTGCTCGGGTGTTCTTAAGCATGGGGCGAGAATGTATCTACTCTGAATATGCGTTTGTTGTGTACTCCATAGCTACGCAATCTGTAGGTGCTACTGCACGAGTCGCTAAAGCCCGTTTGCCTGATGAGCTTGAGGCTTATGGGCACGATCTTGAGGCGATGGGGAAGTTAGTTAGTGAAAAAACGTCAGTTATTTTTATTGCTAACCCAAATAACCCCACAGGAACGTGGATAGAGCCAGACCAATTGGAGCAGTTCTTAAAGAAAATACCTAAGCACATTATTGTGGTTCTTGATGAAGCATATTGCGAATACTTGGAACCACAAAATGTCGTTGATACAACCCGTTGGCTACAGCGCTATCCAAATTTAATTATTACCAGAACTTTTTCAAAAGCATATGGGCTAGCTGGGCTGAGAATAGGTTATGCGGTCAGTCACCCGGATATTGCCGATTTGCTCAATAGGGTGAGACACCCATTCAATGTAAATTCTTTGGGCTTAGTTGCTGCCGAGGCTGCGTTACAAGATGATGCCTACATTGATAAAAGCCGTGAATTAAACAAACAAGGCTTACAACAACTCGCTAGTGGTTTTGAGAAACTAGCGCTGAGCTATATCCCTTCTGCTGGAAACTTTATCTCGCTAAATGTCGGTGAAAAAGCGGCAGATATTTACACGAAATTACTGCATGAGGCGGTCATTGTACGCCCTATAGCAGGGTATAACATGCCTGACTATCTTAGAGTATCAGTTGGCTTAGCCGAAGAAAATGAGGTTTTATTAAGTGCGCTGAAGAAGGTGATCTAG
- the lapB gene encoding lipopolysaccharide assembly protein LapB, translated as MFEFAIMLLPVAAASGWYVAFRHYNAKLKKPSNEYEGFFKGINYLLNEQPDKAIDVFIDLLEVDDETIETHLALGTLFRQRGEVEKSIRLHQNLIARPQISLDTRANILNELGLDYMRAGLLDRAENIFLELEKMELHEVNAVRQLLSIFQQEKEWLKAIDYATRLESIEFKKQPLLLSHLHCEAALLYRFEEDADIIKSHLRKALKIDPLCVRVNIISAEIEVAKGEYKQALKLLLKIMDQDRKFVPVFIDLILNCYDRLGRSKQKFDFLSELQESNESTIVVSRFLDVLLEHKGLEEASAFMHKKLRQHPSKSYLKLYAGITRPDKNTELEFLKSIIKQFDNDVQNFQCKQCGFTSVDLNWCCPSCQDWGVIEPIEI; from the coding sequence ATGTTTGAATTTGCAATAATGCTGCTACCGGTAGCAGCAGCCAGTGGATGGTACGTAGCATTTAGACATTATAATGCGAAGTTAAAAAAGCCTTCTAACGAATATGAAGGCTTTTTTAAAGGCATCAACTATTTGTTAAATGAGCAGCCTGATAAGGCGATTGATGTTTTTATTGATTTATTAGAAGTGGATGATGAAACCATAGAAACGCACCTTGCATTGGGTACGTTATTTCGTCAGCGCGGTGAAGTAGAAAAATCCATCCGTCTACATCAAAATCTTATTGCGAGGCCTCAAATTAGCCTAGATACGCGAGCCAATATTTTAAATGAACTCGGTTTGGATTATATGCGTGCCGGACTACTTGATCGAGCCGAGAATATTTTTCTTGAATTAGAAAAAATGGAGCTTCATGAAGTTAATGCGGTTCGACAATTATTGTCTATTTTTCAACAAGAAAAAGAATGGTTAAAAGCGATAGATTATGCGACAAGACTAGAATCAATCGAATTCAAAAAGCAACCTTTACTACTGTCCCATTTACACTGTGAAGCAGCACTATTGTATCGTTTTGAAGAGGATGCGGATATTATCAAAAGCCACTTGAGAAAAGCGCTTAAAATCGATCCATTGTGTGTCAGGGTCAATATTATTAGTGCGGAAATTGAGGTGGCTAAAGGTGAGTATAAGCAAGCATTGAAATTATTGTTAAAAATAATGGATCAAGATAGAAAGTTTGTGCCTGTATTTATTGATTTAATACTTAACTGCTATGACCGACTAGGCCGATCAAAACAAAAATTTGATTTCTTGTCTGAACTTCAAGAGAGCAATGAATCAACCATTGTTGTCAGTCGCTTTTTAGATGTGCTGTTGGAACACAAAGGCTTGGAAGAAGCATCTGCTTTCATGCATAAAAAGTTACGTCAACATCCGTCGAAAAGTTATTTGAAATTGTATGCAGGGATTACACGTCCGGATAAAAATACCGAGCTTGAGTTCTTAAAAAGTATTATTAAACAGTTTGATAATGATGTACAAAATTTTCAATGTAAACAGTGTGGGTTTACTTCAGTTGATTTAAATTGGTGTTGTCCAAGTTGCCAAGACTGGGGGGTTATTGAACCGATCGAAATATAA
- the rpsA gene encoding 30S ribosomal protein S1: MSENFAELFEESIKSAELTPGTLITGLVVDITNDSVIVNANLKSEGNVPRWQFVNASGELEVAIGDEVEVVLDMVEDGLGSTLLSRDKAKKAAAWKFLEKAAEEKETVTGVITGKVRGGFTVEVGGLSGFLPGSLVDVRPLRDTTFLEGKDLEFKVIKLDEKRNNVVVSRRAVLETEYSAEREALLENLKEGAILKGVVKNLTDYGAFIDLGGVDGLLHITDMAWKRVKHPSEVIEIGQDIEVLVLRYDEEKKRVSLGMKQLGEDPWVNILDRYPVNSKLSGKVTNLTDYGCFIEIEDGIEGLVHVSEMDWTNKNVNPAKIVSLGDEVEVMVLEIDDTRRRISLGMKQCKGNPWEDFSAIHKKGDKIKGLIKSITDFGVFIGLDGDIDGLVHLSDISWDEKAEEDLQNYKKGMEIETVILAIDSERERISLGIKQLEQDPFQEFLASNDKNSLVKGTVKEVDAKGAVIQLAEGIEGYLRASELNRDRVDDARNLLTEGDEVEAKFIGVDRKNKTINLSVKAKDDDEEKAVLSDYSAQNASTPTLGDIFKNSMEDK, encoded by the coding sequence ATGAGCGAAAATTTCGCAGAACTATTTGAAGAAAGCATTAAGTCCGCTGAACTAACACCGGGCACACTGATCACCGGTTTAGTAGTGGATATTACTAACGACTCAGTTATTGTTAACGCAAACCTGAAATCAGAAGGCAATGTGCCACGTTGGCAGTTTGTTAACGCCTCTGGTGAGCTAGAGGTTGCGATTGGCGATGAAGTTGAAGTTGTATTGGATATGGTGGAAGACGGCTTAGGCTCAACACTATTATCGAGAGATAAGGCGAAAAAAGCTGCAGCCTGGAAATTCCTAGAAAAAGCAGCAGAAGAAAAAGAAACAGTAACAGGTGTTATCACTGGCAAAGTACGTGGTGGCTTTACTGTTGAAGTAGGTGGTTTAAGTGGCTTCTTACCAGGATCACTTGTGGATGTACGTCCACTTAGAGATACAACCTTCTTAGAAGGCAAAGACCTTGAGTTTAAAGTCATCAAATTAGATGAAAAACGTAACAATGTTGTTGTCTCTCGTCGAGCAGTTCTAGAAACAGAATACAGCGCAGAGCGTGAAGCATTATTAGAAAACTTGAAAGAAGGCGCTATCCTTAAAGGGGTTGTAAAAAATCTTACCGATTACGGTGCATTTATCGATTTGGGCGGCGTAGATGGTTTATTACATATTACCGATATGGCTTGGAAGCGTGTTAAACACCCATCCGAAGTGATCGAAATCGGTCAGGATATTGAAGTTCTTGTGCTTCGTTATGACGAAGAGAAGAAACGTGTTTCACTTGGCATGAAACAGTTGGGTGAAGATCCTTGGGTTAATATTTTAGACCGTTACCCAGTTAACTCTAAACTGAGTGGTAAAGTAACAAACTTAACAGATTACGGTTGCTTTATTGAAATTGAAGACGGCATCGAAGGTCTTGTTCACGTGTCAGAAATGGATTGGACTAACAAAAATGTTAACCCAGCTAAAATCGTATCATTAGGTGACGAAGTTGAAGTGATGGTGCTTGAAATTGATGATACTCGCCGTCGTATTTCATTGGGTATGAAACAATGTAAAGGAAACCCATGGGAAGACTTCTCAGCGATTCATAAGAAAGGCGACAAAATTAAAGGTCTTATTAAGTCTATTACTGACTTTGGTGTCTTTATTGGATTGGATGGTGATATCGACGGTTTGGTGCATTTGTCTGATATTTCTTGGGATGAGAAAGCTGAAGAAGACCTGCAAAATTACAAAAAAGGAATGGAAATTGAAACTGTTATCCTAGCGATTGACTCTGAGCGTGAGAGAATCTCATTAGGCATTAAGCAGTTAGAACAGGATCCTTTCCAAGAGTTCTTGGCATCGAATGATAAAAATAGTCTTGTCAAAGGAACGGTAAAAGAAGTTGATGCGAAAGGCGCGGTTATTCAATTAGCAGAAGGTATTGAAGGCTACTTACGTGCTTCAGAGCTTAATAGAGACCGAGTGGATGATGCTAGAAACTTACTGACCGAAGGGGATGAGGTTGAAGCTAAATTTATTGGGGTTGATCGTAAGAACAAAACCATTAATTTATCTGTAAAAGCTAAAGATGATGATGAAGAGAAAGCAGTATTGAGCGACTACTCTGCTCAAAATGCTAGCACGCCGACATTGGGTGATATCTTTAAGAACTCCATGGAAGATAAGTAA
- a CDS encoding integration host factor subunit beta, whose amino-acid sequence MTKSELIEKLADQQVHLPYKDVELAVKCILERMSRALSSGERIEIRGFGSFSLHYRPPRIGRNPKNGESVALSGKYVPHFKPGKELRSRVDNAKESYRIK is encoded by the coding sequence GTGACAAAATCAGAATTAATTGAAAAATTAGCAGATCAGCAAGTACATCTGCCCTATAAAGATGTTGAGTTGGCTGTAAAATGCATCTTAGAAAGAATGAGTAGGGCGCTATCCTCTGGTGAAAGAATTGAAATTAGAGGGTTTGGTAGTTTTTCGTTGCACTATCGTCCACCAAGAATTGGTAGAAATCCGAAAAATGGCGAATCGGTTGCCTTATCAGGGAAGTATGTTCCTCACTTTAAACCGGGGAAAGAACTAAGGTCTCGGGTAGATAATGCAAAAGAAAGTTACAGAATTAAATAA
- the aroA gene encoding 3-phosphoshikimate 1-carboxyvinyltransferase — MNTMLSSLSQGLKGQFRVPGDKSISHRAIMLGSLAEGVTQVSGFLEAEDALATLKAFQLMGVDIEQLGEGRLRINGVGLHGLKAPQEDLYVGNSGTSMRLLSGILAGQKFDSTLTGDHSLTKRPMRRVLDPLSLMGAAVESTDAGTSPLKIHGGAPLRGIQYKMPMGSAQVKSCLLLAGLYAEGTTEVIEPAITRDHTERMLKGFGYSLKTEGNVVAIEGGGALKGMSIDVPGDISSAAFFLVAASITPNSDITLQHVGVNATRTGIIDILLKMGADIKLLNEKVVGGEKVADIRVKSCQLKGIEVPENLVALAIDEFPVIFVAAAYAEGQTIVTGAEELRVKESDRIQTMADGLQTLGVDAQATADGMIINGGAVQGGEVESFDDHRIAMAFAVAGLQSRGAIKINNCENVATSFPNFVELATQCGFELAAK; from the coding sequence ATGAATACAATGTTATCAAGCCTCAGTCAGGGACTAAAGGGGCAGTTTCGTGTCCCTGGCGATAAATCAATTTCACATCGCGCTATTATGTTAGGTAGCTTGGCAGAGGGTGTCACGCAAGTCAGTGGTTTTTTAGAAGCCGAAGATGCCTTGGCAACCTTAAAAGCATTTCAACTTATGGGTGTTGATATTGAACAATTAGGTGAAGGTCGGCTACGAATAAATGGAGTCGGTTTGCATGGGCTTAAAGCGCCGCAAGAAGACTTATATGTTGGTAATTCAGGAACCTCGATGCGCTTATTATCGGGTATATTGGCTGGCCAAAAATTTGACAGCACGCTGACAGGTGATCATTCATTAACCAAACGTCCAATGCGTCGGGTCTTAGACCCACTATCATTGATGGGTGCAGCAGTTGAAAGCACTGATGCAGGTACATCACCTTTAAAAATTCATGGTGGCGCGCCCTTACGTGGTATTCAATATAAGATGCCAATGGGTAGCGCCCAAGTGAAGTCGTGTTTGTTATTAGCGGGTTTATACGCAGAAGGGACAACAGAGGTGATTGAGCCTGCAATTACTAGGGACCATACAGAACGTATGTTGAAGGGCTTCGGCTACTCATTGAAAACGGAAGGCAATGTGGTTGCAATAGAAGGGGGAGGGGCACTAAAAGGTATGTCAATTGATGTGCCGGGTGATATTTCTTCGGCAGCATTTTTTCTTGTGGCGGCCTCGATTACACCCAATTCAGATATTACACTCCAACATGTTGGCGTGAATGCAACACGGACAGGCATTATCGATATTTTATTAAAGATGGGCGCCGATATTAAGTTACTAAATGAAAAAGTAGTGGGTGGAGAAAAAGTAGCAGACATACGGGTCAAAAGCTGTCAATTAAAAGGTATAGAAGTACCTGAAAATTTAGTTGCTTTAGCCATAGACGAGTTTCCAGTCATTTTTGTTGCCGCTGCTTATGCTGAGGGTCAAACAATCGTAACGGGCGCCGAAGAGTTGCGTGTAAAAGAGAGTGATCGGATTCAAACAATGGCTGATGGCTTACAAACATTAGGCGTAGATGCCCAGGCTACAGCCGATGGTATGATTATTAATGGAGGGGCTGTGCAAGGCGGAGAAGTAGAGAGTTTTGATGATCATCGAATCGCGATGGCGTTTGCGGTAGCTGGTCTACAGTCAAGGGGTGCTATTAAAATTAATAATTGCGAAAATGTAGCGACGTCCTTCCCTAATTTTGTTGAGTTAGCGACTCAATGTGGTTTTGAGTTAGCGGCAAAATGA
- the cmk gene encoding (d)CMP kinase, whose amino-acid sequence MSNLIPVLTIDGPSGSGKGSISKRIAEKLGWRYLDSGALYRALGVAAIRSKVDLKNEDALADLVRDIALEFKRTELGNWSVLLNGQEVQNELQTEQVGDVASKIAVFKRVRDGLLAKQQSFLKPPGLVADGRDMGSVVFPTATHKVYLTANAAERGKRRYKQLIEKGISANLTDVIQDIERRDERDKNRRTSPLVVPTDAVYIDSSLCTIEEVVQQVLNLLKNK is encoded by the coding sequence ATGAGTAATTTAATTCCAGTTTTAACAATTGATGGTCCAAGTGGTTCAGGAAAAGGGTCTATTTCCAAGCGTATTGCTGAAAAATTAGGCTGGCGTTATTTGGATAGTGGTGCACTATATCGCGCACTCGGTGTAGCAGCGATCAGGTCTAAAGTGGATCTTAAGAATGAAGACGCGCTTGCAGATTTGGTTAGAGATATTGCATTAGAGTTTAAGCGAACAGAACTGGGAAACTGGTCGGTTTTGCTAAACGGGCAAGAAGTACAGAATGAATTACAAACCGAACAGGTTGGGGATGTTGCTTCAAAAATAGCGGTATTTAAGAGAGTGCGAGATGGGTTGTTAGCTAAGCAACAATCTTTTTTGAAGCCGCCAGGCTTAGTCGCCGATGGAAGAGATATGGGGAGTGTTGTATTTCCAACTGCGACACACAAAGTGTATTTGACAGCAAACGCGGCCGAGCGTGGAAAAAGGCGTTATAAGCAGTTGATTGAAAAAGGAATAAGTGCTAACCTGACTGATGTTATTCAAGATATTGAGCGAAGAGATGAGCGAGATAAAAATCGCCGTACTTCTCCGTTGGTAGTGCCGACAGATGCTGTTTACATAGACTCATCTCTTTGCACTATAGAAGAGGTTGTACAGCAAGTTCTAAATTTACTGAAAAACAAATAA
- the pheA gene encoding prephenate dehydratase, protein MGVNDSLSELRGAIDELDSQLLTLFNQRADLAKAVAAVKLREGETVDFYRPDREASVLRRVKEQNPGPLKDEHVARIYRELMSSCLALEKPLTVAYLGPSGTFTQEAALKHFGHAVRTVETATIADIFHEVENGEAHYGVVPVENSTEGVISHTLDIFMNSALQICGEVALRIHHHLLTNVEALDQVKVVYSHQQSLAQCRQWLMSHLPGVETIAVSSNAEAARLASEEGAAAIAGEIASDLYQLNMLASNIEDEPNNTTRFLVIGQQEVPPSGDDKTSMMISTKNIAGALQSVLAPFAYAGISLNKIESRPSRQAAWDYVFFVDIDGHQDDEKVSTVLQELLPNVNLLKVLGSYPKAVI, encoded by the coding sequence ATGGGTGTTAATGATTCATTATCTGAGTTAAGAGGCGCTATCGATGAGCTAGATAGTCAATTATTAACCCTGTTTAATCAGCGAGCTGATTTGGCAAAAGCGGTTGCGGCAGTAAAGTTACGTGAAGGAGAAACGGTAGATTTTTATCGTCCAGACCGTGAGGCTTCGGTCTTAAGGCGTGTTAAGGAGCAAAACCCAGGGCCTTTAAAAGATGAGCATGTGGCACGAATTTATCGTGAATTAATGTCATCGTGTTTGGCGCTGGAAAAGCCGCTGACGGTGGCTTACCTTGGTCCGTCAGGCACCTTTACGCAAGAAGCTGCCTTAAAACATTTTGGACATGCTGTACGCACTGTTGAGACGGCGACCATTGCTGATATTTTTCATGAGGTGGAAAATGGAGAGGCTCACTATGGTGTGGTGCCGGTTGAAAATTCTACAGAAGGTGTGATTAGTCATACGCTAGACATTTTCATGAATTCAGCCTTACAGATTTGCGGAGAAGTAGCGTTAAGGATTCATCATCATTTGTTGACCAATGTAGAAGCACTAGACCAAGTTAAGGTGGTTTATTCGCACCAACAATCCTTAGCGCAATGCCGGCAGTGGCTTATGTCGCATTTACCCGGCGTAGAAACTATAGCGGTAAGCAGTAATGCTGAAGCGGCAAGGCTTGCGAGTGAAGAAGGGGCTGCGGCGATTGCGGGTGAAATAGCATCTGATTTATACCAATTAAATATGTTGGCCAGCAATATTGAAGATGAGCCAAATAATACAACACGGTTCTTGGTCATCGGTCAGCAAGAAGTACCACCAAGTGGCGATGATAAGACCAGCATGATGATTTCTACAAAGAACATTGCTGGTGCTTTGCAAAGTGTATTAGCACCGTTTGCATATGCAGGTATTAGTCTAAATAAAATAGAATCTAGACCGTCAAGGCAAGCAGCTTGGGACTATGTATTCTTTGTTGATATTGATGGTCATCAAGACGATGAAAAAGTGTCCACAGTATTACAAGAATTGCTGCCTAATGTGAATCTATTAAAAGTATTGGGCTCTTATCCCAAAGCGGTTATTTAA
- a CDS encoding phosphoglycerate dehydrogenase encodes MYKIQTLNNISVKGLEKFPRETYEVASEIQNPDAYMLRSLKLHNVDIPESVLAIGRAGAGVNNIPIEKMSARGVPVFNAPGANANAVKELVLTGMLLGCRNICQAWECAKNLTGDDESISKEVEQVKKKFVGFELPGRTLGVIGLGAIGTSVANMARDLGMNVVGYDPALTVERAWQLSSSIESANTVDELLAKSDFVTIHVPFNEGTKNLINARRINTMNDNAIILNFSRNGIVNDEDVVEALNAGKLYSYICDFPSNLLKDHPRVITLPHLGASTGEAEENCAIMIADQLKDFLENGNIKNSVNFPQVKMPRVSGYRMAIANSNVPNMVGQISSILAETGHNILDLLNKSRGDLAYTLLDVDTEITKDVVDQIKAIDGVLSVRTI; translated from the coding sequence ATGTACAAAATACAAACATTGAACAACATTTCTGTAAAAGGCCTTGAGAAATTTCCAAGAGAGACCTATGAAGTGGCCTCTGAAATTCAAAACCCAGATGCTTATATGCTGCGTTCTTTAAAGCTGCATAATGTAGATATACCTGAAAGTGTTTTAGCAATTGGACGAGCCGGTGCCGGTGTTAATAATATACCCATTGAGAAAATGAGTGCACGAGGTGTTCCTGTGTTTAATGCACCAGGCGCTAATGCAAATGCGGTAAAAGAATTAGTTTTAACAGGTATGCTTTTAGGTTGCCGAAATATATGTCAGGCGTGGGAATGTGCAAAAAACCTTACAGGCGATGACGAGTCCATTAGTAAAGAAGTAGAGCAAGTTAAGAAAAAATTTGTAGGCTTTGAATTACCAGGTCGTACATTAGGCGTTATTGGCTTAGGTGCGATTGGCACATCCGTGGCGAATATGGCGCGAGATTTAGGCATGAACGTTGTAGGATATGACCCAGCGTTGACTGTTGAGCGTGCGTGGCAGCTATCATCATCTATTGAATCTGCAAATACAGTCGATGAGTTGTTAGCAAAGTCTGATTTTGTGACGATCCACGTGCCGTTTAATGAGGGAACAAAGAACCTCATTAATGCACGTCGTATTAACACGATGAATGATAATGCGATTATTTTGAATTTTTCTCGCAACGGAATTGTAAATGATGAAGACGTTGTTGAAGCGTTAAATGCCGGTAAGCTGTATTCATACATTTGTGATTTTCCAAGTAACCTATTAAAAGATCACCCGCGTGTCATTACCTTGCCACATCTTGGGGCTTCTACAGGGGAAGCTGAAGAAAATTGTGCAATTATGATTGCTGATCAATTAAAGGATTTCCTAGAAAATGGAAATATCAAAAACTCGGTGAATTTTCCACAAGTCAAGATGCCACGAGTGAGTGGTTACCGTATGGCTATTGCAAATTCTAATGTACCTAATATGGTTGGGCAAATTTCGAGTATTCTTGCGGAAACAGGTCATAACATCTTAGATTTATTGAATAAATCGAGAGGCGACTTGGCGTATACCTTATTAGATGTGGATACAGAAATTACAAAAGACGTCGTTGATCAAATTAAAGCCATTGATGGTGTTCTATCTGTTAGAACGATTTAA
- a CDS encoding prephenate dehydrogenase: MFKKMCIIGVGLIGGSIARASKKNNLCEEVIGVGRSEKHLQKAVELGVIDGYELSIPLATKNADIIVICSPVGAFESIFQQLKTTWSKECLYTDAGSTKASVLDALESVFAEVPSNFVPAHPIAGSENNGVEASSDRLFEGKRSILTPTESTDQQLTDLCQTWWEKMGAEVSIMSPQHHDEVFAATSHLPHVLAFSLVEVLKNKQDEREIFEYAAGGFKDFTRIASSDPEMWADICLANGPELLNVMKELEQLNQKISSLIDAKDKQGLLEIFKSAQSARKYFLSLQKK; encoded by the coding sequence ATGTTTAAGAAAATGTGCATCATTGGTGTTGGCTTAATTGGCGGCTCTATTGCAAGGGCATCAAAGAAAAACAACTTATGTGAAGAAGTTATTGGCGTAGGGCGAAGCGAGAAGCATTTACAAAAAGCAGTTGAATTAGGTGTTATTGATGGGTATGAGCTGTCCATTCCATTAGCGACAAAAAACGCTGATATTATCGTTATTTGCTCACCTGTTGGGGCTTTTGAATCAATTTTCCAGCAACTAAAAACCACATGGTCAAAAGAGTGCTTGTATACGGATGCTGGCAGTACAAAAGCTAGCGTTTTAGACGCTTTAGAAAGCGTTTTTGCTGAGGTGCCCAGTAACTTTGTGCCAGCGCATCCGATTGCAGGCTCGGAAAATAACGGTGTAGAAGCATCCAGTGATCGTTTATTTGAAGGAAAACGTAGTATCCTTACGCCCACTGAGTCGACAGATCAGCAGCTCACTGACCTATGTCAAACATGGTGGGAGAAAATGGGTGCAGAGGTGTCTATAATGAGTCCCCAGCATCACGATGAAGTGTTTGCTGCGACAAGTCATTTACCCCATGTATTAGCGTTCTCATTAGTAGAAGTGCTGAAAAACAAACAAGATGAACGTGAGATATTTGAATACGCTGCCGGTGGATTTAAAGATTTTACACGTATTGCATCAAGTGACCCAGAAATGTGGGCGGACATCTGCCTAGCAAATGGGCCTGAGTTACTTAATGTAATGAAAGAGTTAGAGCAACTTAACCAGAAGATATCATCGTTAATCGATGCAAAAGATAAACAAGGTTTATTAGAGATATTTAAATCAGCACAAAGTGCGCGGAAATATTTCTTAAGCCTTCAAAAAAAGTAA
- a CDS encoding ComEA family DNA-binding protein — protein MKKIIILLVSLSCFCFSFMALAVNINTAEADDIAKELKGVGPAKAEAIVNYREKNGAFKSLKELTKIKGIGASTVDKNRENIQLDVM, from the coding sequence ATGAAAAAGATTATTATATTATTGGTTTCATTAAGTTGTTTTTGCTTTTCTTTCATGGCATTGGCAGTAAATATAAACACAGCGGAAGCCGATGATATTGCAAAAGAACTTAAAGGTGTTGGCCCAGCTAAAGCAGAAGCGATTGTTAATTACCGTGAAAAAAATGGTGCCTTCAAAAGCCTGAAAGAACTGACTAAGATAAAAGGTATAGGCGCGTCTACGGTCGATAAAAATCGTGAAAATATTCAACTGGATGTAATGTAG
- a CDS encoding LapA family protein, whose amino-acid sequence MKFIYLLVFVIVLVVGFVLSVLNSAPIKINYYYGWLEMPLSFALLSAFILGAVLGLSSKIWSNLMLRQRYSKLSKEAAVTKKEVSSLRTYPAKQIN is encoded by the coding sequence ATGAAATTCATATATTTATTAGTTTTCGTGATTGTTCTAGTCGTGGGCTTTGTACTATCGGTTTTAAACTCCGCGCCTATCAAAATTAACTATTACTATGGCTGGCTTGAGATGCCACTCTCTTTTGCGTTACTGTCAGCATTTATATTAGGTGCCGTGCTGGGGTTAAGCTCAAAAATTTGGAGTAATTTGATGTTACGACAACGTTACTCGAAATTGTCAAAAGAAGCGGCAGTTACCAAAAAAGAAGTTTCTAGTTTAAGAACATACCCCGCTAAACAGATAAATTAA